The sequence AAGGTCGACGTGGCCTTCACCAACGTCACGGTCACCGAGGAGCGCAAGAAGAAGTACGAGTTCGCCTCGTACCGGCAGGACAACCTGGCCTTCGAGGTGCTGAAGGACAGCCCCTGGAACTTCGACGGCGACTACCGCAACCTCGCGGGCCGGACGGTCGCCGTCAGTTCGGGCACCAATCAGGAGAAGATCCTCCTGGAGTGGCAGAAGAAGCTGCGGGCCGAGGGCAAGGACGTCACCGTCAAGTACTTCCCCGACACCAACAGTGTCTTCCTCGCCCTGAGCGGCAAGAAGATCGACATCAACTTCGCCCCGAACCCCTCCATCGCCTACCACGTCACCCAGAGCGCGAACGGCAACGCCCCCACGCGCAACGCCGGGTCCTTCTCCGGCGCCGGCGAGTCCTTGCAGGGCCTGATCGCGGCGACCGCCAAGAAGGACAGCGGATTGGCCGAGCCGGTGGCCGCGGCCATCAACCATCTGATCGAGAACGGCCAGTACGAGAAGCTGCTGGCGGCCTGGAACCTGTCCAACGAGGCCGTCAAGACTTCCACGGTCAACCCGCCCGGCCTGCCCCTGACCAACTCATGAGCGCCCCCGCGCACACCTCGCCGAACCCCCACGTCCTGGACAACCCGGCCTGGGCGGCCCTGTCGGGCGCGCACACCGCCTTCGCCGAGTACCCGGCGGGCGGCGGCGCCCTCGCGGCCCGCGCCGCCCGCTACTCCCGGGACGTCTCGCCCTTCGCCGCCCTCGCCGACCCCGAGGACCCGCGGTCCTGGGCCGACCTGCGCGCGCTGGTCGGCGACGGCGAGGTCGCCTCGCTCGCCGGGGTGCTGACCCCGCCCGACGGTTGGGAGACCGTCGGGCGGATCCAGGGCGTCCAACTCGTCGACACCTCACTGCGCGCCGAGCCGGCCCCGGAGGCGGTCCGGTTGGGCGCCGACGACGTGCCGGAGGTCCTCGAACTGATCCGGCTGACCGAGCCCGGCCCCTTCCTGCCCCGCACCGTCGAGCTGGGCACGTACCTCGGCATCCGCCGGCGGGGCCGGCTGGTCGCCATGGCCGGGGAGCGGCTGCGTCCGCCCGGCTGGACCGAGATCAGCGCGGTGTGCACCCATCCCGACCACCGCGGCCAGGGCCTGGCGACCAGGCTGGTGCGGGCCGTCGCCGCGGGCATCCGGGAGCGCGGCGAGGTCCCGTTCCTGCACACCTCGGCGAGCAACACGCGGGCCATCCGGCTCTACGAGTCGATCGGCTTCACCCTGCGCCGCCGGCCCTTCTTCCTGGCCGTCCGGGCCCCGGGCAACACCGCTGCCAAGTTCTCTTAATATTGCAGTCATTGTATGCCACCGCTATCGGGCGTAGCGTTTTCGAAGAAATTGATGACGGGCCGAATTACCTGATCCGCATCGGCTTCCTCTTTTCCGTACGCCGAGCAGGAAGGCGCAATTCTCCGTGTCCGCTCCCTCATCTTCCCCGGCGCCCCTGCACCTCGCCGTCGCCCTCGACGGAGCGGGCCGGCACCCGGCCGCCTGGCGCGAGCCGGGTGCCCGGCCCGACGAGCTGTTCACCGCCCGCTACTGGGCCGGCTTCGCCGCCGAGGCCGAAGCCGGGCTCCTCGACTTCATCACCTTCGAGGACGGTCTCGCCCTGCAGTCCTCCTCACCCACCGGATCCGACGAGCGCACGGACCGGGTCCGCGGGCGGCTGGACGCGGTGCTCACCGCGGCCCGGGTGGCACCCCTGACCCGGCGCATCGGGCTGGTCCCGACCGTGACGGCCACCCACACCGAGCCCTTCCAC comes from Streptomyces virginiae and encodes:
- a CDS encoding ABC transporter substrate-binding protein, which produces MHHEPTLRVRLLRGLGAATAAVTLAGGLTACGDAEATATSSASGKVTVGAESNGAARRTELSVPVVESLRARLPEAVRERGELVVGVGALPAGFPPLAYVGTDQKTLTGAEPDLGRLVAAALGLKPVVKNSTWENLFVGIDSGKVDVAFTNVTVTEERKKKYEFASYRQDNLAFEVLKDSPWNFDGDYRNLAGRTVAVSSGTNQEKILLEWQKKLRAEGKDVTVKYFPDTNSVFLALSGKKIDINFAPNPSIAYHVTQSANGNAPTRNAGSFSGAGESLQGLIAATAKKDSGLAEPVAAAINHLIENGQYEKLLAAWNLSNEAVKTSTVNPPGLPLTNS
- a CDS encoding GNAT family N-acetyltransferase, coding for MSAPAHTSPNPHVLDNPAWAALSGAHTAFAEYPAGGGALAARAARYSRDVSPFAALADPEDPRSWADLRALVGDGEVASLAGVLTPPDGWETVGRIQGVQLVDTSLRAEPAPEAVRLGADDVPEVLELIRLTEPGPFLPRTVELGTYLGIRRRGRLVAMAGERLRPPGWTEISAVCTHPDHRGQGLATRLVRAVAAGIRERGEVPFLHTSASNTRAIRLYESIGFTLRRRPFFLAVRAPGNTAAKFS